One window of the Candidatus Sulfotelmatobacter sp. genome contains the following:
- the rpsO gene encoding 30S ribosomal protein S15 encodes MTLSKEQKQGIIGKYKIHEGDSGSPEVQIALLTEKIHYLTEHFKVHKRDHASRRGLLRMVGQRRRLLDYLKATKVDRYRKVVKELGLRR; translated from the coding sequence GTGACGCTCTCCAAGGAGCAGAAGCAGGGGATCATCGGTAAGTACAAGATTCACGAGGGGGATTCGGGTTCCCCGGAAGTCCAGATCGCGCTGCTCACCGAGAAAATTCACTACCTCACCGAGCACTTCAAGGTTCACAAGCGCGATCACGCTTCGCGTCGCGGTCTGCTGAGGATGGTGGGCCAGCGCCGGAGGCTGCTGGATTACCTGAAGGCCACCAAGGTCGATCGGTACCGCAAGGTCGTCAAGGAACTCGGACTGCGCCGCTAG
- the infB gene encoding translation initiation factor IF-2 gives MPSATPPKKQRVYEVAKDLGMSSEAVLQIVRRMGVEVKNHMSTLSTEAVEKVQAEMAHERTAVREEQARKHEQELQRAREERARAAAQAAAAVAAQAAAAPAAPARPAPLRPAPTLPARPTGPAPRPLEPRGFRRRDRKKKKVVDEKLVIESVRKTLASLDTGQARRRHRRRDEEGEGAGAEAARVIHATEFITVAELANLMEVKPQEVITTAMRMGVMATMNKRLDKDTIEAVADEFGYGVEFEAEYGTVESEAPAEVEEGERLPRAPVVTIMGHVDHGKTSLLDYIRKTNVIAGEAGGITQHIGAYEVELQDGHKITFLDTPGHEAFTAMRARGAQVTDVVVLVVAADDRVMPQTIEAIDHAKAANVPIVVAINKIDLPTAKPDLVRQELATHGVVVEAYGGKTVAADISAKRGTNVDKLLELILLQAELLDLKADPVRRAKGVVLEARVEQGRGVVTSVLVQQGTLRVGDAFVAGQHSGRVRAMFDERGRTVKQAGPSTPVEVLGWSGTPAAGDTFVAFLDEREAREIAAKRQALHREQEFRAAKAISLTEFHSRMAQGETNELKLVIKGDVDGSVEALSEALTRLSTSEVSVRIIRQAVGQISESDVLLAAASSAIIVGFHTRPDARARELAERERVEIRFYDIIYKAVDEVKQALEGLLKPELKEVVLGAAEVRQVFKLSKSGTVAGSMVTSGTIPRTGKVRLIRGGETVWTGRIQALRRFKDDVREVSSGFECGITLEGWQDLKVGDVIEAFTIEEMARTLG, from the coding sequence GTGCCTAGCGCCACCCCTCCCAAGAAGCAGCGGGTCTACGAAGTCGCCAAAGACCTCGGCATGTCCAGCGAGGCCGTACTGCAGATCGTGCGGCGCATGGGCGTCGAGGTGAAGAATCACATGAGCACGCTCAGCACCGAGGCGGTCGAGAAGGTGCAGGCGGAGATGGCTCACGAACGCACCGCGGTGCGCGAAGAGCAGGCGCGCAAGCACGAGCAGGAGCTGCAGCGCGCCCGCGAGGAGCGTGCCCGCGCCGCCGCGCAGGCCGCCGCCGCCGTCGCCGCGCAGGCGGCCGCCGCGCCCGCCGCGCCGGCGCGCCCGGCTCCGCTCCGGCCGGCGCCGACCCTGCCCGCGCGACCCACCGGTCCCGCGCCGCGGCCGCTCGAGCCCCGCGGCTTTCGCCGGCGCGATCGCAAGAAGAAGAAAGTGGTCGACGAGAAGCTCGTCATCGAGAGCGTTCGCAAGACCCTCGCCAGCCTCGATACCGGACAGGCGCGCCGGCGTCATCGCCGTCGTGACGAGGAAGGCGAGGGAGCCGGCGCCGAGGCGGCGCGCGTCATCCACGCCACCGAGTTCATCACCGTGGCCGAGCTCGCGAACCTGATGGAAGTGAAGCCGCAGGAAGTCATCACCACCGCCATGCGGATGGGCGTGATGGCCACCATGAACAAGCGGCTCGACAAAGACACCATCGAAGCGGTGGCCGATGAGTTCGGCTACGGTGTCGAGTTCGAGGCCGAGTACGGCACGGTCGAATCCGAAGCGCCCGCCGAGGTCGAAGAGGGCGAGCGGCTGCCCCGGGCGCCGGTGGTCACGATCATGGGCCACGTGGATCACGGCAAGACCTCGCTGCTCGACTACATCCGCAAGACCAACGTGATCGCGGGCGAGGCCGGCGGCATCACCCAGCACATCGGCGCCTACGAGGTCGAGCTCCAGGATGGCCACAAGATCACCTTCCTCGACACGCCCGGCCACGAGGCGTTCACCGCGATGCGCGCACGCGGCGCGCAGGTGACCGACGTGGTGGTGCTGGTGGTGGCGGCCGACGATCGCGTGATGCCGCAGACCATCGAGGCCATCGATCATGCCAAGGCCGCCAACGTTCCGATCGTGGTGGCGATCAACAAGATCGATCTGCCGACCGCCAAGCCCGATCTGGTGAGGCAGGAGCTGGCGACCCACGGCGTGGTGGTCGAAGCCTATGGCGGCAAGACCGTGGCCGCCGACATCTCCGCCAAGCGCGGCACCAACGTGGACAAGCTGCTCGAGCTGATCCTGCTGCAGGCCGAGCTGCTCGATCTCAAGGCCGATCCCGTGCGGCGGGCGAAGGGCGTGGTGCTCGAGGCCCGGGTCGAACAGGGCCGCGGCGTGGTGACCAGCGTGCTGGTGCAGCAGGGAACGCTGCGCGTCGGCGACGCCTTCGTCGCCGGCCAGCACTCCGGTCGCGTGCGCGCGATGTTCGACGAGCGCGGCCGCACGGTGAAGCAGGCGGGGCCCTCGACGCCGGTCGAGGTGCTGGGCTGGAGCGGGACGCCCGCGGCCGGCGACACGTTCGTGGCCTTCCTCGACGAGCGCGAGGCGCGCGAAATCGCCGCCAAACGACAGGCGCTGCATCGCGAGCAGGAGTTCCGCGCGGCCAAGGCGATTTCGCTGACGGAATTCCACTCGCGCATGGCCCAGGGCGAGACCAACGAGCTCAAGCTGGTGATCAAGGGCGACGTGGACGGCTCGGTCGAGGCGCTGTCCGAGGCGCTCACCCGCCTCAGCACCTCCGAGGTCTCGGTGCGCATCATCCGCCAGGCAGTCGGGCAGATCAGCGAATCGGACGTGCTGCTGGCCGCCGCCTCGTCGGCGATCATCGTCGGCTTCCATACGCGGCCCGACGCGCGGGCGCGCGAGCTCGCCGAGCGCGAACGCGTCGAGATCCGGTTCTACGACATCATCTACAAGGCCGTGGACGAGGTGAAGCAGGCGCTCGAAGGCCTGCTCAAGCCCGAACTCAAGGAAGTCGTGCTGGGAGCGGCCGAGGTGCGCCAGGTGTTCAAGCTGTCCAAGTCCGGCACCGTGGCCGGCTCGATGGTGACTTCGGGCACGATTCCGCGCACCGGAAAGGTCCGGCTGATCCGCGGCGGCGAAACGGTGTGGACCGGCCGTATTCAGGCATTGCGCCGCTTCAAGGACGACGTGCGCGAGGTGTCCAGCGGCTTCGAGTGTGGCATCACCCTCGAGGGCTGGCAGGATCTCAAGGTGGGCGACGTGATCGAGGCGTTCACCATCGAGGAGATGGCCCGGACGCTCGGCTGA
- the rbfA gene encoding 30S ribosome-binding factor RbfA, producing the protein MRIRPERVGHMMQREIADILANKLRDPRLGAMVSVTDVEVTPDLSFARVFVSILPQDQQRDRVLEGLQNAAGFVRRELAPRLGLREVPELRFLLDTSSERGARVEDLLRRLSKGENIQDEEEES; encoded by the coding sequence ATGAGAATTCGACCCGAACGCGTCGGTCACATGATGCAGCGCGAGATCGCCGACATCCTGGCGAACAAGCTCCGCGATCCGCGGCTCGGCGCGATGGTGAGCGTGACCGACGTCGAGGTCACCCCCGACCTCTCGTTCGCGCGCGTTTTCGTGAGCATCCTGCCGCAGGATCAGCAGCGCGACCGAGTGCTCGAGGGCCTGCAGAACGCCGCGGGGTTCGTCCGGCGCGAGCTGGCGCCGCGACTCGGATTGCGCGAAGTGCCCGAACTTCGATTCCTGCTCGATACCTCGAGTGAGCGCGGCGCGCGCGTGGAGGATCTGCTGCGGCGCCTGTCGAAGGGTGAGAACATCCAGGACGAGGAGGAGGAGTCGTGA
- a CDS encoding bifunctional riboflavin kinase/FAD synthetase, giving the protein MSAVVTVGVFDGLHLGHRQILERALARRRGDRCVVVSFDPHPDLVLSKHFHAEPPLTPLAEKRARLNAMGVDTLDVIPFTRELAALPPERFVAEYLISPHGMRALVVGENFALGKGRAGNVGWLREHGAREGFEVEAVPLLELEGAPVTSTRIRGLLAEGRVADAARLLGRRYSLSGRVVKGRSVGRTLGFPTANLQLHAEKLVPAHGIYAVWARPEGEREPSMGAMSIGVRPTFGESERTLEVFLLDWDGDLGGRDLDVEFAHWLRPEQRFDSPAALSEAMARDVAATRRLLDAQTSRR; this is encoded by the coding sequence GTGAGCGCCGTCGTGACCGTCGGCGTGTTCGATGGCCTTCATCTCGGGCATCGCCAGATCCTTGAGCGGGCCCTGGCGCGACGGCGTGGCGATCGCTGCGTGGTGGTGAGCTTCGATCCGCATCCCGATCTGGTGCTCTCCAAACACTTCCATGCCGAGCCGCCCCTGACACCGCTGGCGGAGAAGCGCGCCCGGCTGAACGCCATGGGCGTGGATACGCTCGACGTCATCCCCTTCACCCGCGAGCTGGCGGCGCTGCCGCCCGAGCGCTTCGTCGCCGAATACCTGATCTCGCCTCACGGAATGCGCGCGCTGGTGGTGGGGGAGAACTTCGCGCTCGGCAAGGGCCGCGCCGGCAACGTCGGCTGGCTGCGCGAGCATGGCGCGCGCGAGGGCTTCGAGGTCGAAGCCGTGCCGTTGCTCGAACTGGAAGGAGCGCCGGTCACCAGCACGCGCATTCGCGGCCTGCTGGCCGAAGGGCGCGTCGCGGACGCCGCCCGGTTGCTGGGACGCCGCTATTCGCTGTCCGGACGCGTGGTGAAGGGCCGCTCGGTGGGACGAACGCTCGGCTTTCCCACCGCCAACCTGCAGCTCCACGCCGAGAAGCTCGTTCCCGCTCATGGGATCTATGCGGTGTGGGCGCGCCCCGAGGGCGAGCGCGAGCCGTCGATGGGCGCGATGAGCATCGGCGTTCGCCCGACGTTCGGCGAAAGCGAGCGGACGCTCGAGGTGTTCCTGCTCGACTGGGATGGCGACCTCGGGGGCCGCGACCTGGACGTGGAGTTCGCCCACTGGCTGAGGCCCGAGCAGCGGTTCGACTCGCCCGCGGCCCTGTCGGAAGCGATGGCGCGCGACGTCGCCGCGACTCGCCGGCTGCTCGATGCCCAGACCTCACGGCGCTGA
- a CDS encoding pitrilysin family protein, with protein MTSGLTLVSETMPHRRSVAIGVWLRTGARDEPVERLGITHFLEHMMFKGTARRDARAIARSLESVGGHLDAFTGREQVCYYARCLVEHLPTAVDVLADIVCHSRFAEHELEREKSVVREEIFSCEDNPEDKVNDLHAEQIWGDHPLGRPILGRVETVDALTRPALSDYFQRRYRADHLVITATGAIQHDQLLELITKHFDPPEGEPLPLSPPPLGFSASVRHEVRDDLQQLYLTLGTRGLAYTDAERYPLVALNALLGGGMSSRLFQSVREEAGLAYSVYSTVDFHRDGGLFGIQLGVAPDRGREALARVRHELTALVSDGPTEEEVDAAIAQLCGSVLMGQESVSNRMYHLAHEEIYRGHYTPPEEQVARIRAVTPAQVRAVAARFLPPGGFALTALGPAAGAPLSEQDWRIDAA; from the coding sequence ATGACCTCAGGGCTCACCCTGGTCAGCGAAACCATGCCGCACCGGCGGTCGGTCGCGATCGGCGTGTGGTTGCGCACCGGCGCGCGCGACGAGCCCGTCGAGCGCCTCGGCATCACGCATTTCCTCGAACACATGATGTTCAAGGGCACCGCCCGTCGCGACGCCCGGGCCATCGCCCGCAGCCTCGAATCGGTGGGCGGCCACCTCGACGCGTTCACCGGGCGCGAGCAGGTGTGCTACTACGCGCGCTGCCTGGTCGAGCACCTGCCGACCGCGGTGGACGTGCTGGCCGACATCGTCTGCCACTCGCGCTTCGCCGAGCACGAGCTCGAGCGTGAGAAGTCGGTGGTGCGCGAAGAGATCTTCTCATGCGAGGACAATCCCGAAGACAAGGTCAACGATCTCCACGCCGAGCAGATCTGGGGAGATCACCCGCTCGGCCGCCCGATCCTCGGCCGCGTCGAGACCGTCGACGCGCTGACGCGGCCGGCGCTCAGCGACTACTTCCAGCGCCGCTACCGGGCCGATCATCTGGTGATCACCGCAACCGGCGCGATTCAGCACGATCAGTTGCTCGAGCTGATCACGAAACACTTCGATCCGCCCGAAGGGGAACCCCTGCCGCTCTCGCCGCCGCCGCTCGGGTTCTCGGCCTCGGTGCGGCACGAAGTGCGCGACGACTTGCAGCAGCTCTATCTGACGCTCGGGACGCGCGGGCTCGCCTACACCGATGCCGAGCGCTATCCGCTGGTCGCCCTCAACGCGCTGCTCGGCGGCGGCATGAGCTCGCGACTGTTCCAGAGCGTGCGTGAGGAGGCCGGGCTCGCCTACTCCGTGTATTCGACGGTGGACTTCCACCGCGATGGCGGTTTGTTCGGCATCCAGCTCGGGGTGGCCCCCGATCGCGGCCGTGAAGCGCTGGCGCGGGTTCGCCACGAGCTGACCGCGCTGGTGAGCGACGGGCCGACCGAAGAGGAAGTGGACGCCGCGATCGCCCAGCTCTGCGGAAGCGTGCTGATGGGGCAGGAGAGCGTGTCGAACCGGATGTATCACCTGGCGCACGAGGAGATCTACCGCGGGCACTACACGCCGCCCGAAGAGCAGGTGGCGAGGATCCGCGCCGTGACGCCGGCCCAGGTGCGCGCCGTGGCGGCTCGATTTCTGCCGCCGGGCGGATTCGCGCTGACCGCGCTCGGTCCGGCCGCGGGGGCGCCGCTCAGCGAACAGGACTGGCGGATCGACGCCGCCTAG
- the pnp gene encoding polyribonucleotide nucleotidyltransferase, which translates to MEQRVSLELGGQTLTLSTGKWAKLAGGSAVVQLGGTVVLVAASAAKNAKPGLDFVPLTVDYRERTYAAGKIPGGFFKREGRPTEKETLSSRLIDRPVRPLFSKQFPYETQIMATVVSSDQENDADVLALIGASAALTLSDIPFPEPLAGVRVGRVNGELTVNPTFSQLGESDLDMVVAGTADNIIMVEGGCREIPESVLVEALQFAMKHIRDIVNLQHQLLAGRAKAKRPLVEKVDVSELESELKSRYNERLKAAIRIPGKEMRQEEIDTIGTEATASLTEKYGDQAVFIGKILHDLERDLLRAMILDEGVRADGRGPDQIRPITIEVGVLPRTHGSCLFTRGETQALVVTTLGTKSDEQRIEELEGQSWKSYMLHYNFPPFSVGEVRPIRGPGRREIGHGALAERSIEPVIPTDANFPYTIRVVSDILESNGSSSMASVCGGSMALMDAGVPIKAPVAGIAMGLIKEGEKIAVLTDILGVEDHLGDMDFKVTGTHDGVTAFQMDTKIGGISFQVMTDALERARQGRLHILGKMEATLPAPRAEMSPFAPRIIIMHIHPDKIREVIGPGGKIIKRITEETGTQIDIEDSGEVRIAAVNGEGGRRAEEMIRNITEDPEVGRVYQGRVRSVVTFGAFVEIVPGRDGLLHISEIDHHRVAKTEDVLNVGDLVMVKVIDVDRDGKIRLSRKALLPVPEGVTVGAGDREHHDRGRDRDRDRGRDRDRDRGRRR; encoded by the coding sequence ATGGAACAGCGAGTTTCGTTGGAACTGGGCGGGCAGACGCTCACCCTCAGCACTGGAAAGTGGGCGAAGCTGGCCGGCGGCTCGGCCGTCGTGCAGCTCGGAGGCACCGTGGTGCTGGTGGCCGCGAGCGCGGCCAAGAACGCCAAGCCCGGATTGGATTTCGTACCCCTGACCGTGGACTACCGCGAGCGCACCTATGCCGCCGGCAAGATCCCCGGGGGATTTTTCAAGCGCGAAGGCCGCCCCACCGAGAAGGAGACGCTCAGCTCGCGCCTGATCGACCGGCCGGTCCGGCCGCTCTTCTCGAAGCAGTTTCCCTACGAGACCCAGATCATGGCGACGGTGGTCTCGTCGGATCAGGAGAATGACGCCGACGTACTGGCGCTGATCGGCGCCTCGGCCGCGCTGACGCTCTCCGACATTCCCTTTCCAGAGCCCCTGGCGGGCGTGCGGGTCGGCCGCGTCAATGGCGAGCTGACCGTCAATCCCACCTTCTCGCAGCTGGGCGAGAGCGACCTCGACATGGTGGTGGCCGGCACCGCCGACAACATCATCATGGTCGAGGGCGGATGCCGCGAGATCCCCGAGAGCGTGCTGGTCGAGGCGCTCCAGTTTGCGATGAAGCACATTCGCGACATCGTCAACCTGCAGCACCAGCTGCTGGCCGGGCGCGCCAAGGCGAAGCGGCCGCTGGTCGAGAAGGTCGACGTCTCCGAGCTGGAGAGCGAGCTCAAGTCGCGCTACAACGAGCGGCTGAAGGCGGCGATCCGCATCCCGGGCAAGGAAATGCGCCAGGAGGAGATCGACACGATCGGCACCGAGGCCACGGCCAGCCTCACCGAGAAATACGGTGACCAGGCGGTCTTCATCGGCAAGATCCTGCACGACCTCGAGCGCGACCTGCTGCGCGCCATGATCCTCGACGAAGGGGTGCGTGCCGACGGCCGCGGGCCGGACCAGATCCGCCCGATCACGATCGAGGTCGGGGTGCTGCCCCGCACCCACGGCTCCTGCCTGTTCACGCGCGGCGAGACCCAGGCGTTGGTGGTGACCACGCTCGGCACCAAGAGCGACGAACAGCGCATCGAGGAGCTCGAAGGCCAGTCATGGAAGTCGTACATGCTGCATTACAACTTCCCGCCCTTCAGCGTCGGCGAGGTGCGTCCGATCCGCGGCCCCGGCCGGCGCGAAATCGGCCACGGCGCGCTGGCCGAGCGCTCGATCGAGCCGGTGATCCCGACCGATGCCAACTTCCCCTACACCATCCGCGTGGTCAGCGACATCCTCGAGTCCAACGGGTCATCGTCGATGGCGTCGGTGTGCGGCGGCTCGATGGCGCTGATGGACGCCGGCGTGCCGATCAAGGCGCCGGTCGCCGGCATCGCGATGGGGCTGATCAAGGAGGGCGAGAAGATCGCGGTGCTCACCGACATCCTGGGCGTCGAGGACCACCTCGGCGACATGGACTTCAAGGTGACCGGCACGCACGACGGCGTCACCGCCTTCCAGATGGACACCAAGATCGGCGGCATCTCGTTCCAGGTGATGACCGACGCCCTCGAGCGCGCGCGGCAGGGGCGGCTCCACATCCTCGGCAAGATGGAGGCGACGCTGCCGGCGCCGCGCGCCGAGATGTCGCCGTTCGCGCCGCGCATCATCATCATGCACATCCATCCCGACAAGATCCGCGAGGTCATCGGGCCGGGCGGCAAGATCATCAAGCGCATCACCGAAGAGACCGGCACTCAGATCGACATCGAGGACAGCGGCGAGGTGCGGATCGCGGCGGTGAACGGCGAAGGTGGCCGTCGCGCCGAGGAAATGATCCGCAACATCACCGAGGATCCCGAGGTTGGTCGCGTCTATCAGGGCCGGGTGCGCAGCGTGGTCACGTTCGGGGCCTTCGTCGAGATCGTCCCGGGCCGCGACGGCCTGCTACACATCTCGGAGATCGATCATCATCGCGTCGCCAAGACCGAAGACGTGCTGAACGTCGGCGATCTGGTGATGGTCAAGGTCATCGACGTGGATCGCGACGGCAAGATTCGCCTGTCGCGCAAGGCGCTGTTGCCGGTTCCCGAGGGCGTGACGGTCGGGGCCGGTGATCGCGAGCACCACGATCGGGGCCGGGACCGCGACCGGGATCGAGGGCGCGATCGGGATCGCGACCGCGGCCGGCGGCGGTGA
- a CDS encoding DUF3108 domain-containing protein, translated as MGGLFLLAACPTFADEDSLGVAPDTIDALPSVVLTSPDSGQVLPAVSQPFRAGESLRFSVQYGIIHAGSAWLEVASATMPDGRPGFQLTARAESNSFFSHFYKVRNRIESLWDRDGRFSWRYSEDRHEGKYKTRTEIRFDPNRHEAIYSNGDTLPIPPNVQDALSAFYFTRYQPLPLGGSVVFDYHASHKSQPLEVRVIGRDRVDTPAGTFECVMVEPLLRAGGIFKNKGRLVIWLTDDERRMPVLMKSRVLMGSISVVLQEIRNGSG; from the coding sequence TTGGGCGGCCTGTTCCTGCTGGCCGCATGTCCCACCTTTGCCGACGAGGATTCGCTCGGCGTCGCTCCCGACACCATCGACGCTCTGCCGAGCGTGGTGCTGACCTCGCCCGACTCGGGACAGGTCCTTCCGGCGGTGAGCCAGCCGTTCCGAGCCGGGGAATCGCTGCGATTCTCGGTCCAGTACGGCATCATCCACGCCGGATCGGCGTGGCTGGAGGTCGCGAGCGCGACCATGCCCGACGGGCGGCCGGGATTCCAGCTCACGGCGCGCGCCGAGTCGAACTCGTTCTTCAGTCATTTCTACAAGGTCCGGAATCGGATCGAGTCGCTGTGGGATCGCGATGGCCGGTTCAGCTGGCGCTACAGCGAAGATCGCCACGAAGGGAAGTACAAGACCAGGACCGAAATCCGCTTCGATCCCAACCGGCACGAGGCCATCTACTCCAACGGCGACACGCTGCCGATCCCGCCCAACGTCCAGGACGCGCTCTCGGCGTTCTACTTCACGCGTTATCAGCCGCTCCCGCTCGGCGGCAGCGTCGTGTTCGACTATCATGCGAGCCACAAGAGTCAACCGCTCGAAGTCCGCGTCATCGGGCGCGACCGAGTGGACACGCCGGCCGGCACTTTCGAATGCGTGATGGTCGAACCGCTGCTGCGCGCCGGCGGCATCTTCAAGAACAAGGGCCGCCTCGTGATCTGGCTCACCGACGATGAACGCCGCATGCCGGTGCTGATGAAGAGCCGCGTGCTGATGGGCTCGATCAGCGTCGTGCTCCAGGAAATCCGGAACGGATCCGGATGA
- a CDS encoding aminotransferase class I/II-fold pyridoxal phosphate-dependent enzyme, whose protein sequence is MSASQSPVNALLAPSDRLLNVPPYALAKVFQDRDAKIRQGVDVIDLGVGNPDLRPPQRAIDALIEALNDPRVQNHRYPSFNGLPEFRAGVSQWYRTRFGVPVDPERETLALVGSKEGIAKFMFAHVNPGDTLLLCTPCYPAYLGVAALTQADLVEVPLLESRQFLPDLTAIPTDKARRAKILCVNFPNNPTGAVETDAFYHDLLRFARDFDLFVVSDIAYCDLSLDPSYRAKSFLNFDKEKERTIEFHSFSKSYSMQGWRIGFASGNAEAVARLTQIKSNMDFGVFMAIQRAALAVLTGPQDYCSEAAATYRRRRDSFLEGMRALGYPVHTPKATLYVWLPIPRRFSNSLEFTAELLDKTGVVVSPGSGFGQAGEGYVRVALCVSEDRLREAARRMNEAGMSY, encoded by the coding sequence ATGTCGGCGAGCCAATCCCCTGTCAACGCTCTGCTTGCACCGTCGGACCGCTTGCTGAACGTGCCGCCCTACGCGCTCGCCAAGGTGTTCCAGGATCGCGACGCCAAGATCCGCCAGGGCGTCGACGTGATCGACCTGGGGGTCGGCAACCCCGACCTGCGCCCGCCGCAGCGCGCGATCGACGCCCTGATCGAGGCGCTCAACGACCCACGGGTCCAGAACCACCGCTATCCATCGTTCAACGGGCTGCCGGAGTTCCGCGCCGGCGTGTCGCAGTGGTATCGCACGCGATTCGGCGTGCCGGTCGATCCCGAGCGCGAGACCCTGGCGTTGGTGGGCTCCAAGGAAGGCATCGCCAAGTTCATGTTCGCTCACGTGAACCCGGGCGACACGTTGCTGCTCTGCACGCCCTGCTATCCCGCGTACCTGGGAGTGGCGGCGCTCACCCAGGCCGATCTGGTCGAGGTGCCGCTGCTCGAGAGCCGGCAGTTCCTTCCCGATCTCACCGCGATTCCGACCGACAAGGCGCGGCGCGCGAAGATCCTGTGCGTGAATTTCCCGAACAATCCGACCGGTGCGGTCGAGACCGACGCGTTCTATCACGACCTGCTCCGCTTCGCGCGCGACTTCGACCTGTTCGTGGTTTCGGACATCGCCTACTGCGATCTGTCCCTCGATCCTTCCTATCGGGCGAAATCCTTCCTCAACTTCGACAAGGAGAAGGAGCGCACGATCGAGTTCCATTCCTTCTCGAAGTCCTACTCGATGCAGGGCTGGCGCATAGGCTTCGCCTCGGGCAACGCCGAGGCGGTGGCGCGGTTGACGCAGATCAAGTCCAACATGGATTTCGGGGTGTTCATGGCGATCCAGCGTGCGGCGCTCGCGGTGCTCACCGGCCCCCAGGACTACTGTAGCGAAGCGGCGGCGACCTACCGCCGCCGCCGTGACAGTTTCCTCGAAGGCATGCGGGCCCTGGGCTATCCGGTGCACACCCCGAAGGCCACCCTCTACGTGTGGCTGCCCATTCCGCGGCGATTCTCCAATTCGCTCGAATTCACCGCCGAGCTGCTGGACAAGACCGGCGTGGTGGTCTCTCCGGGCAGCGGCTTCGGGCAGGCCGGCGAAGGCTACGTTCGCGTCGCGCTCTGCGTTTCGGAGGATCGCCTGCGCGAAGCCGCGAGGCGGATGAATGAAGCCGGGATGAGCTACTAG
- a CDS encoding DUF503 domain-containing protein, whose translation MYVGIVRIELHLPGSQSLKDKRSIVRGLKDRIRSRVSAAVAEVDHQDLWQRAALGVAVVSGDAHHLHELLDSVRRLVEATHGAELIEWQEQEA comes from the coding sequence ATGTACGTCGGCATCGTCCGAATCGAACTGCACCTCCCCGGCAGCCAGTCGCTCAAGGACAAGCGTTCGATCGTGCGGGGGCTCAAGGACCGGATTCGTTCGCGCGTCTCGGCTGCGGTGGCCGAGGTGGACCATCAGGATCTCTGGCAGCGCGCGGCGCTCGGCGTCGCGGTCGTGTCGGGCGATGCGCATCACCTTCACGAGTTGCTCGACTCCGTGCGGCGATTGGTGGAAGCCACCCACGGCGCAGAGTTGATCGAGTGGCAGGAGCAGGAAGCATGA
- the truB gene encoding tRNA pseudouridine(55) synthase TruB, with the protein MTVAAPRVPAADRSASPLTSGLLVVDKPAGPTSHDVVELVRRRLRAPGAGHVGTLDPAATGLLLVAVGAATRCVPVWQRGLKTYEAAIRFGLETSTQDLGGEVIARGGSIPDEAAIRAASREFVGDLEQLPPMVSAVKVGGRRLHELAREGRTAERRARRVRVEDWSWLEFSAATARCRIRCSGGTYVRTLAHDLGQKLGCGAAIAALRRLASEPFDLSRAVTIDELRSLDTQAIWERAGIPLTESLAHLPSLSLTAEEATRVGHGNPVLRPGIAIAEPGERLSLLLCDASGMPLALAAARSDPHDSRLGWVQPDLVFPWAVREGPPKAGRA; encoded by the coding sequence GTGACCGTGGCGGCGCCGCGAGTCCCGGCCGCCGATCGCTCGGCGAGCCCCCTGACCTCGGGACTGCTGGTGGTGGACAAGCCCGCCGGACCGACCTCGCACGATGTAGTGGAGCTGGTGCGCCGGCGCCTGCGCGCGCCGGGGGCGGGGCACGTCGGCACGCTCGATCCCGCCGCCACCGGCCTGCTGCTGGTGGCGGTCGGGGCGGCGACCCGCTGCGTGCCGGTCTGGCAGCGCGGGCTCAAGACCTACGAGGCGGCGATCCGCTTCGGGCTCGAGACCTCGACCCAGGATCTCGGCGGCGAGGTGATCGCGCGCGGCGGATCGATTCCCGACGAGGCCGCGATCCGCGCGGCCTCACGCGAGTTCGTGGGCGACCTGGAGCAGCTGCCGCCGATGGTCTCGGCGGTCAAGGTGGGCGGCCGCCGGCTGCACGAGCTGGCCCGCGAGGGGCGCACTGCCGAGCGGCGCGCGCGCCGGGTCCGCGTGGAGGATTGGAGCTGGCTCGAATTCTCGGCCGCCACCGCGCGCTGCCGCATTCGCTGCTCGGGCGGCACCTACGTGAGGACGCTGGCGCACGATCTCGGCCAGAAGCTCGGCTGCGGCGCGGCGATCGCGGCTCTTCGCCGGCTCGCGAGCGAGCCGTTCGACTTGTCTCGAGCGGTGACGATCGACGAGCTGCGCTCGCTCGACACTCAGGCCATCTGGGAACGCGCCGGCATTCCGCTCACCGAGTCGCTCGCGCACTTGCCCTCGCTCTCGCTCACCGCCGAGGAAGCGACGCGAGTCGGACATGGCAATCCAGTTCTCCGTCCCGGGATCGCCATCGCCGAGCCCGGAGAACGCCTGAGCCTCTTGCTCTGCGACGCCTCCGGCATGCCGCTGGCGCTGGCCGCCGCACGCTCCGATCCCCACGACTCCCGACTCGGCTGGGTGCAGCCCGACCTGGTCTTTCCCTGGGCGGTGCGGGAGGGACCTCCGAAGGCGGGACGCGCGTGA